CTCGCACCATCTGTGTCCTTACATTCAGCTTTGGCGTATTGTTCTACAGGTGGTGGCCAGACGAGGATACACcaaagagggaaggaggtATGCGAGAAAGCGCATAGACACGGCCACGAGCACTTACATGCCGAGGGGGTTGTCGGCTTTGCACGTATCGGAGGTATCACGTGGGAGAGAAAGGCTGGAAGCCTCCCTGGAAGCAGCCTGCAAGGTGTCGTCCTCGTGGTATTGCCGGTTTCGATCACCCATCgaggcgagcagcgccaccatcTCGGCCTTGCCGTGCTCTTCGCAGTACTTAATCCATGGAGACTCCAGCAGTTCAAAGGCGGTGCTTCGGTCATCTGGGTCTTGTCGAAGACACGAATCGATGAAGTCCTGCGCCTCCTGACTACACCCGGTCTCATCCATGAGTGGATACTTTTCCACACTGTTgatctcgcgcagcagcgccatgaACCCTTTACTCACTGAGGAAAACGGGTAGTGGCCGAGCAAcatctgcgccaccaccacaccaacACTCCAAATGTCGCTCGGCGTGCTATAGCGTCGCCCTTGAATGCGCTCCGGGCTCATGTACGTCGCTGTACCGACAAATGAGTTGACTCCGATCGTCTCGGCACTTGTCGCAATGCCGAAGTCAGCCAACTTGACGCAGCCGGTGGTGGAGAGAAGCACGTTTGCCGGCTTGATGTCGCGATGGATCTGGCGCAGGGACTTGTGCTGATTCAGCTCCGTCACGATATTCGATTTCGTGTGGAGTATGGCGAGGGCGTGCAGCATCTGCGATGCGATGTAGCCGCACACCGTTGGCGGAATCTTCACCGTCTCCGCGATGAGCTCGTCTATGTTCCCCCAGTCCATGTACTCCATTACTAGTCGAAGCGCCCTGTTACGGTAAAAGGCGTTGTACAGGTTCACCGTGTACTCGTTCGACTGCGCGGAGAAGATGTTGCGCAGTTCTGCGGCGACGGTCTGGCGAGTGCGAGTGTCGAGCGTGACGGGAATCGTGATCTTCTTCACTGCAAAGACAGACTTGTCCGCCGTCACATACATGGAGACGTTACCCTGCGTGCCCTGGCCGAGTTGGCGAACGCGCTTCAGATTTTCGAAGTTGAGATCCGGTCGACGCACTTGCAGATCGCCCTCTCCGGTAAACTCGACACCACGGGGGCCTACGCGGATGTTTCCCACAGTGAGCTCATCGCTCTCCTCCGGCAGCTCCGGAGGCTGCGTGGACTTCTTCGCAGGGAGGAGCTTCAGTTTCGGCGGCATGGCGGACAGCGAAAGACAGCCGAAAACaccaaaacaaaacaaaaaacaggGGGGACACCACAGAGGCTAACGTGCACTCTGCGGTATGAATTCCGTAGAGGGTGAACGAGCCCGGTGATCCCGAAGAGAAGGCAAACAGAGACACGCTCAGAGGGAGCGACGGGAAAACAAACACGctcagcgagagagagcgcgcgcgagtAGAATCCAAAAGGAGCAGGCGAACTTAGCAAAGGACAGAACAACAGGAcgatgagggagagagacagcgtCAGCCAAACCCGAGGCAACAAGCAGGTCGAAGATATGGGCAATGCGCCCAAATCCACTCTCGTGCGGGTCCGTCCACTTTCCACGAAAACGACAAGAGGCCTTCGtagggggggaagggggaagggggtagGAGAGGCTGGTGGAGGGTAGGGGGGGGGATACGTTAAGTTTTGAGCGAAAATTCTTTTCTTTGCCGTTGGTGTTGTTGGTGCTTTCGTCTTCTGTGCTTTGCGTGTTTCTTCTCCTGtgctatatatatatatatatatatatatgtctctgtgtgtgtgtgtgtgtgtatgtggcGGGAGGGACAATGACAGAAACTGAACACAcagaggagcgagagcgcagTTGGGTGAGAGGACGTGGATCTACACGGGTTAACGCTACAGAGATAAATGCGCAGTTGCACAACCACTTTGCTGACAGCGACAGCACCCCAGGACATGTGCTTGTACGCCCATCGTCCCGTCAGTGTATCAGAGCAGACACCTATCCCACCTCGAGGGAAGCGGAACGCAGatggcgacagcagcaacggaAGCGCCAAGACGCGGCATCACGGTCACAGTGCACAACAAAGAGACAGATAGAGAGAGTCTGTTTGTGGAACCGCAGAAGAAAGTGCGGTAGGCTGGGCAGGTGCAACGATAACTCttcgaaaagaaaaaaaaacatatCGAGTCCCTCGACATCCCGgtccctcctccgcctcgcctgaTCGCAACGCCCTCAAGCCTGCAAGCGTAGAAGACGCTATCTGTGTTTGCATCGCCACATGAAATCGAGAGTCTGACGTGGCTTGGAGCCGGCTGAGAGAAGCACAGACACCGAGAAGACATGGCACGGACGTGTTGCTTCTCACCTGTCCCCGCCTTTCGCAACCACCGTTCCGACATGCCTTTGCTAGCAACTCTCCATCACACtaacttttttttctgcacACGTAAGCGATAGCGGGTAGGGCACACATCTTCGGTGCCATCCGTGCTCTTCTTCCACTGCATCTTCTGCCTCCAAGAGAGAGGATGTTCCGGCTAGCAGGGCCACTGCAAATCCCATTcgtctttcgtttttttttgttacCATTGCGTCcgtttgttttgtgtgtgggggggagaaggggggtcTGCATCTGTGGGGCCCACTCCACCGCGGAGCGAGAACAGCACAGGAGGCATTcggaagaaaaacaaaaagacaAGGGCAACTCACGCAGACAAGTCAACGAGGGAGAGTCGAGCCCGGATCGAGCAATCCGAGAGCGCTGTACACCTCCAATTTTCGTTTCGTCCCTCCGCTCACCCTCTTTCTCatcacacacatgcgcataTACTTTTTTTCCCCGTTGCTTCTGCTTTCTTCGGGGTGCTCGTTGCCCATTGCTGTGAAGACCGCCCGCACGGGGAAGCCGGGTGAGACGAAACGACCCGGCAaaccaacaaaaaaaagcacacaGAGACTCCACCGCAGCAGACAAACCTCGGCGACCGCCGGAGACGATCAACACCACCACAAATGCCCTGAGTcgtcgagagagagagggaaggaggaaggggaggggggcggagacGGACAGGCGCGCAAGCATGCTTGCGAACAGAGGCCTGCAGACGGTGCAGTGAAGAAAGACACACAAGCCCTTGAGCTCCTCCTTGCGTAACGCGTgtgagaagggagagaggggaagggggtgggaaAGCAGCGATCAATGGCGCAGGCGGACCATCACTATCCTTTTGCGCGCAACGCTATTATCTTCCCAGACTTCGAAATACTGTGGCAGCATGCGCACTGCGCGTCCGACGGAGCCGAAGTGGTCCGACAAGGTATTAGTGGCAGGCACGGATAAGTGCATACCGACAAGCGCCTTGATCGAAATGCCGTCCTCGCCAATTGGCAGTTGAAGTAGTTCAGCAATGGCCTCCTCCACACTCGTCTGTgggcgcgacgccgccagTGCTGCGTCTGGCTGAGCTGCCGTCTTTTTTCGAATCATTGTTCTGCCCTTCTCAACGTACACATCGACGCGCTTGCTGGCACCCAAGTTGAGTGCCTGCGGAAGAGCTGCACGTATCAGCGGCGGTAGCTTCGCCATCATCTCAATGTAGGGCACAGGGTGGTCTGGCAGAAGGTTGGCGATCTCGTCATAGAGTACCTCGTGCTGCATTAGCGGATTATCAGGGTCCAGAAGCAGCAGGTGACGCCGGAAGGATGGTATCGCACCTTCCCCGAGAACCCGCACGAACTTCCTCCGCTCGGCCTCgccgaggagggaggcggatCGGTCTGGATTGTCATCGAAGTCCTCTGGCAGAATCACACGATTAGCATAGCGAAACGCGCGTTCCATGGGTGGAATAGGCGCCATGGCGCCCCTTGGGTCATGTGCGATGACGTACATCAGATCGCCGCTGAGCTCGAACACTTTGCCGTGGTAGCGCAGAAAACCAACCAGTCCTCGGTAACGCTCACGGAGGTGGCTTCGCTGCTCCACTGTGAACCCCGCATACAAACGCTCCACTGCGACCCAACGCCATACCTCATCCACCGCGTTCACCACCCGCCACCGTttccgccggcagcgacggaaAAAGCAGTCAGCAGTGGGCGACTGcagcgaaggcggcgagGCGAGGAAGCTTGCCGCGATCGAGAGCAGCTCTGGATCGGGCGACGTGGTTTCGTCCAAGTCACTAAGACTTCGAGGCGCCACATCTGGTGGAAGGCGCCGAATGTAGATTTCTTCGAGAGGCAAGCCAAATGCCGTTACACCATCGATGGATGCACCTCTCGGAGGTGCCCGCTGCGATTGCGAGTACCCCTCGTGCGGCAACGACGGTGAGCCCGGGTCGTCGTTGCCTCTGCTATCTCGGTAGATGTCATCCGCGTTGCCTCCGTGCTGATCCACCTCCCCGTGGTCGTTCTCTCCTAACGCACTGTCCCCTGTCTCATCAGCGTCTTCGCCAATGTCGATGGCATCGCGCTCCGAGTCCAGCTCGGTCGCAACGCCTCCGCGATCCTCAACAAGACCGTCCAATCCAATCAGCTCCTCCGTCACCGCTTGCTTGAACGCCCTTTCTCGGTCGTCGACGGTGGACTTGGCGTTGCCCACCGCAGTCGACTTGGCAGCATGCGCAGCGTTGCCAGAATCCTTAGGAGCGTCAGCACTGTCGACAGACCACCAACCGGCCATCATGATatcctcctcgcccgctTCACGCGCCGGAGAAGCCTCGTCACCGTTTTCGATGCCCGCCATGGCGGACGCAGTGGAGGCCGGAGGGTCTACCACATCCGCTTTCCATTTGCTGCCGGTTCCCCCTGAAAGAAGCACATGCCCTTCAACAAACAGGTTGTGGTCGCCCTTCTTCAGACTCATTAGCTGAAACACATGTACATACTGTGTAATGAGCTGTACCACAGCAGTTTCGCGTGCTTTCTTCACAAACGCGAGGTCGTCGGGAGGGAAGTCTTTGATCCATTCGACGAGGTTCAGCGGTCGGTAGCGCTCCCGCACAAGCGGTTTTCCGTCGCTCGGTGACACCGCTGTTCTGCTGGTCATATCTTGTGACGAACACTTCGGCGTCGGCACGCGCGGAAGGTTGCGGACGAGAACGGCAAGTATTTCGATACTCCACGGCCTCCGCTGCGAAGGACTATACGCTCGCCCACGCAGCGAGGGAGCCACCTCGGCGGCAGCCTTTTCCGAGGCCGCATAGAGCGGCTCCACGCCGGCCGCGTCATCGCCAGTGTCGGGTGCATCAAAGTCCACCAATGCGTGGGACCTGAACTGCGATAAGGCGCGATCTGCCTTTCCATACCCTGGATGCTGGCGCACGAACCAGAACCCCGAGTTCAGCTGCACGACCGCCGGCCGGTAGCGATTTGGCGTATAGTGAAAGAGCATCGGGTAGTGCTCAAACACCACCTGCGCCAGCGTGGAGGTCGAGCCTGCCACCTTTTCGATCTGCTTCAAGATCTCCGGTGGCACCATCGCCATGACATGCCGACTCTCCACCGGAAACGTTGGGACCAGGGGAATGAacacctccgccacctcggAGGGGGTGAAGTAGCCTTTCTGGCGATGCACCTGGTCGATCTTGCGCATATCGGGTCCGAGGTACGTCACCATGGC
The window above is part of the Leishmania mexicana MHOM/GT/2001/U1103 complete genome, chromosome 33 genome. Proteins encoded here:
- a CDS encoding putative protein kinase; its protein translation is MPPKLKLLPAKKSTQPPELPEESDELTVGNIRVGPRGVEFTGEGDLQVRRPDLNFENLKRVRQLGQGTQGNVSMYVTADKSVFAVKKITIPVTLDTRTRQTVAAELRNIFSAQSNEYTVNLYNAFYRNRALRLVMEYMDWGNIDELIAETVKIPPTVCGYIASQMLHALAILHTKSNIVTELNQHKSLRQIHRDIKPANVLLSTTGCVKLADFGIATSAETIGVNSFVGTATYMSPERIQGRRYSTPSDIWSVGVVVAQMLLGHYPFSSVSKGFMALLREINSVEKYPLMDETGCSQEAQDFIDSCLRQDPDDRSTAFELLESPWIKYCEEHGKAEMVALLASMGDRNRQYHEDDTLQAASREASSLSLPRDTSDTCKADNPLGM